Proteins found in one Sphingomonas sp. SORGH_AS_0879 genomic segment:
- a CDS encoding glycine zipper 2TM domain-containing protein produces the protein MRALTLGLVAAATLVSGCSTYGGGGYGGPRYAYDYNRPDPAYGGYYADRYYVDNQRYRERRLGRNDRVYVGQDGRYYCRRNDGTTGLIVGGIAGGALGAAITSGGSQTLGTLLGAAGGALAGRAIERNNVRCR, from the coding sequence ATGCGTGCACTGACACTCGGCCTGGTGGCGGCCGCGACCCTGGTTTCGGGCTGCTCGACCTATGGCGGCGGCGGTTATGGCGGGCCGCGCTACGCCTATGACTATAACCGTCCCGACCCTGCTTATGGCGGCTATTATGCCGACCGCTATTATGTCGACAACCAGCGCTATCGCGAACGGCGGTTGGGCCGCAACGACCGCGTCTATGTCGGTCAGGACGGGCGCTATTATTGCCGCCGCAATGACGGCACCACCGGCCTGATCGTCGGCGGCATCGCAGGCGGCGCGCTGGGCGCGGCGATCACCTCGGGCGGATCGCAGACGCTGGGCACGCTGCTCGGCGCCGCCGGCGGCGCGCTGGCCGGCCGGGCCATCGAGCGGAACAATGTCCGCTGCCGCTGA